Genomic segment of Arachis hypogaea cultivar Tifrunner chromosome 16, arahy.Tifrunner.gnm2.J5K5, whole genome shotgun sequence:
TAGTGCATGccatttataatataataaaataaataatcgtCAAAGCATGTATCCAAAAAAAAATTCCTGATGtagtaatttaaattatatttatataattttttttgttcaaacaATTTTTTGTACTAAAGCGTCTTtgtattatattatgtatttgtaTGTAGTATCAAACACACATATAATAACATACACATCTTTTTCTGTAGTTTTGAAAAATgttaagtaaataattaattttaaaaataagaaaaagtatattattaatttaatatttaaaacttatataatttaatttttatacattattaatataaaataattttgcatAAATAATCAATCATATATTGTTATAccagtaaaaaaattaatttttaaactcaTTATATCATCTTAATGCATGAATTAGATTGAATAAtcgtattaaatttttttataatatttttttatttttttgtatttatgttatatatttatttattaaaattaactactaaaatcaaatatttacttatcaaaaatagttatttatatataaatatatgtattatttaatttatttttaatacatatgttatattaaaatttaattaacttgtgttataataatagaaattttataataatttttataaaataatttttttataatatgcttAATTTATATCTTTAGAACACAAATTATCAAAACTTTTTATATTAATAGCTGATGAATTTGGTGTTCACTATCATTGATTTGttaaatgtaatttttaaaaacaagTTATTAGCCTttgttcaaaaattatttttaatatggtgaTAAAAATTGTGTTTTGATTTAAGATTGATATTTAAAGTGTATTACAATATTATGGATATACAAAAAATGTATCCAACACACATCTTACGTAATATCAGAATAATGACCAACACACATTTGTGTATTAAGTAAAATCTACCCGCATATAATTACACCAAATAATTTCATTTTCAACAACAATAccaatattttttcatataaaaaaaattagccttatttgcttatatttttgtttttttgttttttttttttttggttgagtGTGAGTGTGTGAGTGGGTCACCATTGATATATAAGCATTGCAAttgcaactctctctctctctctctgtttctGTTTCTGACTCATTACAGAacccaaacacacacacacacacttacTTCTGGTCTTCTACATTGCCTTGTCTTCTTCAAGGCCTTCTCCAAGATCTTCATACTTGTTCATCTTCCAGTTCCCTTTCTCCATAAAGATTCAAACTTCACAGCTGCAACTTCAAGATAGTTGCAGATGACCAACTGGGCTGCCACATTTTCTCAAAATATAATCAGAAACAGAGACTTACTTCAATTCTTTCCTCTATTTTACTCCTCTGCTTGGCCTCTTCACCCAATTGCTTTCATAATCAAAGccatcttcttttttgttttttctaccttatttttatatgtttgaATAGATACATCAACATAACCAGCAATTCAATATAAACTTAGCTTCCCTATTTAAGtaggaaaaaagattttttttttttttaaaggaataACTAACAGATATTCATATCACTCACTAACTCCATAAAGATATATGAAGTTGTTCCAACAACAATGAGAGATGAGAACTCCAAGAAAAGCAAGGTTTGATTTAAGAAAAATGGCATTTGTGCTTCCAAGCTTCATTTGCAATTGCATTCTGCCATAGCCATTGCTTACTCTCTTCTTTATTTGGTGAAGCTTTCATGGCCCAAGACATTGGTCAAGAAGTGGTTCAATATCAAGTGCAAAACTGATAACTTTCAAGCAGATGATGAAGTTGATGATGATGTCCTTTATCAAGGTAATTGACCAATTTTCCACATGGCTTCAATGCAATCTAGAACTCTAGAATTGGGATTCTTAGCTTTcatttaaaaagttttttttttttttatttactttttaaatggCTAAACTAGTTAACTATACATATATCTTTTCAATAATACACCCTCAATTCTGTTTAGCTTTTGTGAGCaatgttcttttcttttctttctttgtttatttgatttaCCCTTAGTTATGTTGTTTTCCAGCTTCCATGGTTTTTCCTACCATTATTGGTACCCCCCAAAAAaaattgtttgttttgttttgttgtgcTGTGTTTGATTGAGTGACATGATTAAATAACAGTGGAAAGAACACAGctttatttactttatggtttTTCCTTTTTCAGGTATTGATGAAGAGAGGAAGAGCAACTATTCAGAGAAGGAGGCATGCACCATCAAAAAAAGCAAAACAGGTTCAATTTCTTAAACCTTGATATCTATCACCTTGGACCACACCAttcccaaaccccaaacccctcCAAATTGGTAAAAGATAAAATGAATTTTTGAATACAGCTTTTTTGCTGCTACAATCTCAGAATTTTGTGTCTATTAATATGCATGTAGCCGACCACACTTAGTAAGATAAGACTTTGTTGTGGTCACTTTTTTTGCTGCTATTGTCTCCTACTAATCTCATTAGTTGATCTTCATTTGAAATTCAGATAAACCAAGCAGAAGATTCTCAGACAGAATTCATGGAGGTAAGAATGACCTTGATCAAGCTCAGATTACAGAAGTGTATAATTATAGGTATGGTTCATGTAGCTCTTTGTTGTACTAAACTATCTTGTTATAACAACAAGAACTAAGGATCTTCTGTTTTATTGAGTTCTTTATTCCTTCTGCATGCAGAATCTTTGTTGCCACTTGGAATGTAGCAGGGAAGTCACCTCCAAGTTATTTGAACCTTGAAGATTGGCTTCACACCTCTCCACCCGCTGATATCTATGTTCTTGGGTAAATTACTAATGCCGGTTGTATAATGTGTAAGTCACCTTTTGTTCTGCAAGGTTTCTTGCTGAGAAActttttgcattttctttttggCCTCAGGTTTCAAGAAATTGTACCTCTTAATGCTGGTAACATTTTGGGAACAGAAGACAATGGCCCTGCAAGGAAATGGCTTGCACTTATTAGGAAGACCCTTAACAGTCTTCCAGGAACAAGTGGTGGATGCCACACTCCATCACCACTCTCTGATCCTATTATAGAGATTGAAGCTGATTTTGAGGGATCAATGAGGCAGAAGACAACCTCTTTCCTCCATAGAAGGTCTTTTCAATCCTTGAGTCATAGTATGAAAATGGATAGTGACATCTCACTGCCACAACCGAGCTTTGATCGGCGTCTCAGCGTCTGTGATAGAATGATATATGCTCACAGGCCTAGTGACTACCGATGGGGTTCTTCAGATGATGAAAATGGAGCTGGGGACTCCCCAGTTACGGCATCCTATTCGCCAGTGCAATATAGCGGTTGTTTCCCTATGGAGGATGTTGAGAAGCAGACAGGGCAACCGAGATATTGTTTGGTTGCTAGTAAGCAAATGGTGGGGATATTTCTAACAGTTTGGGTGAAAAGTGATATCAGAGATTATATTCACAGCTTGAAGGTGTCTTCTGTTGGCAGAGGTTTGATGGGATATCTTGGAAACAAGGTGCATTTGACTTGGTCATATTCTATTCTAACATGGCTGAATTAagggaaaaaattaagaaaatctcATAGTCTTGTATATTGTTATGTCCAGGGTTCAATATCAATTAGCATGTCTTTGCACCAAACAAGCTTTTGTTTCATCTGTAGTCATTTGACTTCAGGGCAAAAGGATGGTGATGAGCTAAGGAGAAACTTAGATGTAATGGAAATTCTGAGAAAGACAAGGTTTCCCCTTGTCCAAGGCACGAGCGACCAGTATTCGCCTCAGACAATTCTGGAACACGAGTAAGCTCTTCACCTCTATGATCCTATCATTAGTCTTTGGAATTCTGAATCTAAATTTAACTTTTGGTTTAACTTTGTGTAGCCGAATAATTTGGCTGGGGGATTTAAATTATCGGGTAGCCCTTTCTTATCGTGCGGCGAAAGCTCTTGTTGAGATGCATAACTGGAAGGACTTGTTAGAGAATGATCAAGTATGTTACTTTCTTTGTCCCCCTTTGCTCCTTTCTCAAATCTTACCTTACTCACCATTTGATATCTTTTGCTTTCAGCTGCGAATAGAGCAGAGGCAAGGTCGAGTATTCGAAGGATGGAACGAAGGGAAAATATACTTCCCTCCCACATACAAGTATTCAAACAACTCAGACAGGTATGCAGGAGATGGAAGACATTCAAAACAAAAGAGAACTCCAGCATGGTAGTGTTCTTAGTTCTTATCAATCAGAGAAGTGGTTAATGGAAATACAAAACAATCAAAATAATGCATGCTTTTTTTCTCAAGGTGTGATAGAATCTTATGGCATGGGAGAGGCCTTCACCAATTATCTTATGTTCGTGGGGAGTCAAGATTCTCTGATCATAGACCTGTGTATAGCATATTC
This window contains:
- the LOC112754428 gene encoding type IV inositol polyphosphate 5-phosphatase 7 isoform X3 encodes the protein MRDENSKKSKLSWPKTLVKKWFNIKCKTDNFQADDEVDDDVLYQGIDEERKSNYSEKEACTIKKSKTDKPSRRFSDRIHGGKNDLDQAQITEVYNYRIFVATWNVAGKSPPSYLNLEDWLHTSPPADIYVLGFQEIVPLNAGNILGTEDNGPARKWLALIRKTLNSLPGTSGGCHTPSPLSDPIIEIEADFEGSMRQKTTSFLHRRSFQSLSHSMKMDSDISLPQPSFDRRLSVCDRMIYAHRPSDYRWGSSDDENGAGDSPVTASYSPVQYSGCFPMEDVEKQTGQPRYCLVASKQMVGIFLTVWVKSDIRDYIHSLKVSSVGRGLMGYLGNKGSISISMSLHQTSFCFICSHLTSGQKDGDELRRNLDVMEILRKTRFPLVQGTSDQYSPQTILEHDRIIWLGDLNYRVALSYRAAKALVEMHNWKDLLENDQLRIEQRQGRVFEGWNEGKIYFPPTYKYSNNSDRYAGDGRHSKQKRTPA
- the LOC112754428 gene encoding type IV inositol polyphosphate 5-phosphatase 7 isoform X2; this encodes MRDENSKKSKLSWPKTLVKKWFNIKCKTDNFQADDEVDDDVLYQGIDEERKSNYSEKEACTIKKSKTDKPSRRFSDRIHGGKNDLDQAQITEVYNYRIFVATWNVAGKSPPSYLNLEDWLHTSPPADIYVLGFQEIVPLNAGNILGTEDNGPARKWLALIRKTLNSLPGTSGGCHTPSPLSDPIIEIEADFEGSMRQKTTSFLHRRSFQSLSHSMKMDSDISLPQPSFDRRLSVCDRMIYAHRPSDYRWGSSDDENGAGDSPVTASYSPVQYSGCFPMEDVEKQTGQPRYCLVASKQMVGIFLTVWVKSDIRDYIHSLKVSSVGRGLMGYLGNKGSISISMSLHQTSFCFICSHLTSGQKDGDELRRNLDVMEILRKTRFPLVQGTSDQYSPQTILEHDRIIWLGDLNYRVALSYRAAKALVEMHNWKDLLENDQLRIEQRQGRVFEGWNEGKIYFPPTYKYSNNSDRCDRILWHGRGLHQLSYVRGESRFSDHRPVYSIFSAEVDQRSSSYSN
- the LOC112754428 gene encoding type IV inositol polyphosphate 5-phosphatase 7 isoform X1, whose protein sequence is MRDENSKKSKLSWPKTLVKKWFNIKCKTDNFQADDEVDDDVLYQGIDEERKSNYSEKEACTIKKSKTDKPSRRFSDRIHGGKNDLDQAQITEVYNYRIFVATWNVAGKSPPSYLNLEDWLHTSPPADIYVLGFQEIVPLNAGNILGTEDNGPARKWLALIRKTLNSLPGTSGGCHTPSPLSDPIIEIEADFEGSMRQKTTSFLHRRSFQSLSHSMKMDSDISLPQPSFDRRLSVCDRMIYAHRPSDYRWGSSDDENGAGDSPVTASYSPVQYSGCFPMEDVEKQTGQPRYCLVASKQMVGIFLTVWVKSDIRDYIHSLKVSSVGRGLMGYLGNKGSISISMSLHQTSFCFICSHLTSGQKDGDELRRNLDVMEILRKTRFPLVQGTSDQYSPQTILEHDRIIWLGDLNYRVALSYRAAKALVEMHNWKDLLENDQLRIEQRQGRVFEGWNEGKIYFPPTYKYSNNSDRYAGDGRHSKQKRTPAWCDRILWHGRGLHQLSYVRGESRFSDHRPVYSIFSAEVDQRSSSYSN